The DNA window GAGGATGCCGACGATGATGATCGGCGCGAGGCTCAGGATCGGGCCGGTGGAGCCGGCGTTGACCGCGTCGGCGGCCCAGCCCCACTGGAAGACGGCGACCGTGGCGCCGAACGCCGCGCCGATCGTGAGCAGGAAGCCGAGCACGCCGACGACCGGCACCAGGATCGAGCGGAAGACGAGCACCAGCAGCACGAACGCGAGGCCGACGACGAGCGCGAGGTAGACCGGGAGCGCGTCGTTGAGCTTCTGCGACACGTCGATGCTGACCGCCGTGTTGCCCGTCACGTAGACCTCGGCGCCGTCGGCGTCCGGAACGGTGTCCCGGATCGCGTGCACCAGGTCGACGGTCTTCTGGTCCTCGGGACCGGACGCCGGAATGATCGTGATGAGGGCGGCCGACTGGTCCTGGTTGGGCTGCGCCGGGGTGGCGAGCGCGACGTCCGGCAGGGACGCGACCTGCTTCTGCACGGTGGTCGCATACTGCACCGCGTCCGGGCCGTCGACGAGCACGAGCAGCGGGCTGCTCACGCCCGGGCCGAACCGGCTGTCGATGATGGCCTGCGCCTTGGCCTGGGTGCTGCCCTCGGCGGCGCGCTGGTTCAGCGTGGTCTGCATCGAGAAGAACGGGATGGCGATCACGGCGAGCGCCGCGACGGCGAGGACCAGGCTGATCGTGCGCTGCCGGGTGACGAGGTCGGCCCAGCCCTTGATGAAGCCGCGACCGTCCGGGAGAACGTCACCGTGGACGCCGCGCTGCTTCTTCGGCAGGGCACGCAACCCGATGAAGCCGAGGATCGCCGGGACCAGGGTAATCGCGACCAGCACCGCGATCACGATCGTGGCGGCGGCGGCCAGACCCATCTCGGTGAGGAACGGGATGCCGACCACGGAGAGACCGGCCAGCGCGATCACCACGGTGAGGCCGGCCGTGACGACGGCGGAGCCGGCGGTGCCGACGGCCATCGCGGCGGACTCCTCGACCGGCAGGCCGCGGCGCAGCTCGTGCCGGAACCGGGTGACGATGAAGAGCGCGTAGTCGATGCCGACGGCCAGGCCCAGCATGACCGCGAGGATCGGGGTGGTGGACTGCAGGTCGACGAAGCCGGTCAGGGTGACGATGCCGGCCGCGCCGATGCCGACGCCGACGATCGCGGTCAGCAGGTTCATGCCGGCGGCGACGAGCGAGCCGTAGGTCAGCGCCAGCACGATCAGCGCCACCACGACGCCCAGGATCTCGGAGGCGCCACCGATGTCGGCCGGGTTGCTGAGCGCCTCGCCCTCGGCCTCGACGGTCATCCCGAAGGAGCGGGCGTCCTCCACCTTGTCGATGATCGACTCGCGTTGCTCGTCGGTGACCAGCGAGGGCTGCACGTCGAAGGTGACGGTGCTGTACGCGGCGACCTGGTCCCGGGAGACCGCCGGGTTGGCCTCGTCGAGCGGGTTGCTGACCGACACCACCCCCGGCACCTGGCCCAGCGACGCGACCGTCTTGGCGATCTGCGCCGCGTTGTCCTGGCTGGTGACTGTCTCACCGGCGGGTGCCTCGAACACGACCTGCACGGTGGCGCCGGCCGACGCCGCGCCGAACTTCTCCTTCATCAGGTCCAGGGCCTTGGTCGACTCCTGGCCGGGGATGCTGAACGTGTTCGCGGTGGTGCCGGAGAGGGTGGCCGCGCCGACCCCGACGGCCACGAGAGCCAGCAGCCAGACGACGGTGACGACGATTCTGTGCCGTACGGACGCCAGCCCGAGGCGATGCAACAACGTTGCCATGAGGGTTCCCTTGTTCAGTGTGTGCTGTGTCCGAGAGCGTCGTAACCGACCTCGGCGAGGCCGGACAGGGCATCGGGGCCGAAGACGTCGCGCAGGGCCACGCTGGCCACCGCGATCGCGCCGAGCGCGCCGACCTTGCGCAGCGCACGGACCGGGTCGCAGAGGAACTCCTCACCGAACGCGGCGGTGATCGCCGCGCCGATCTCGGTGAGCGCCTGACCCATCTCACTCTCCGGTTCGCTGACCAGGGAGGAGAGCAGGAGCGCCACCGCGCCGGGCTGGGCGAGCGCCAGCTCGGCCACGGCGGTGATCACGGCCCGGTCCCGCTCCGGCCCGACCGGCAGATCCGACACCCCGGCGGCGGTGTCACGGATCTGCTCGACGCAGCGCCCGATGACCGCCTTCTGCAGGGCCTCCTTGCTGGGAAAGCGGTGCAGGAGCCCGGTCTTCGAGTAGCCCACCGTGTCGGCGATGCGCTGCACCGACGTCTCCCGGAAGCCGTGGCGGGCGAAGAGCCCGGCGGCGGCGTCGAGGATCTCGTCGTCGATCTGCTGCTTGGTGGGGCGGGGCATAAGGACCACGGTAGTCCGCGATGGACCAGGATGGTCGGTGAGGGACCGTGGTGGTCCCCACACCGTGTTCTGCTAGGTTTCGGGGTTCCCGCCGAGGAAAGGGATAAACCCGGCGAGGTACGGGTCCGGCCCGTCCAGTGCCTTCCCGAACACCACGTCGTCCCCGTCGCACTCGACGTGGTAGACAGGCAGATGGATCGGATATGTCCGGGTGGTCGTGGCGGTCACCGGTTCGACCGGCCCGGTGAAGTCGCCGGCGTCCCGGCGCGCCAGCAGCCGGTCCACCGCGTCGTCCGGCAGCGGCCGCCCGCCGACCGCACGGAAGACCGTCCCGTCCAGCGTCAGCGACGGCGCCGGCAGCCACACCGAGCGGATCACCGTCGGGTACGGCACCGGCTCCCCCCGGAACCCGTCGAACCGCAGCACCATCCGCCGTCCCGGGGACAACCGGTACCGCCGGCCGTCCGCGACCGAGCGGCGGCCCAGCGCGGTGAGGCTCAGCTCGTCACCGTCCCCGACCAGGTGACCGATCCCGGCCAGGTGGCGGACCGCCCGGGCCACGAGCGGCGGCTCCACCCCGAGGAACTCGGCCAGCTCGGCGGTCCGGGTCAGGCCGCCCTCGGCGACCGCCCGGGACAGGTAGCGGTCCAGCACGTCGTAGGACTGGGACTCGCGCACGGTCGCGGTGACCTCGACGGCCCACATCGGCAGCAGCAACGGGACGATCCGCCGCGGCCGGATCCCCGGAAGGGCGTCCACCCGTCGCGCGATCTCGGTCAGCGGCAGGTGGGCCGGTTCGGTCATGGCGCGCTTCG is part of the Actinoplanes missouriensis 431 genome and encodes:
- a CDS encoding MMPL family transporter, which encodes MATLLHRLGLASVRHRIVVTVVWLLALVAVGVGAATLSGTTANTFSIPGQESTKALDLMKEKFGAASAGATVQVVFEAPAGETVTSQDNAAQIAKTVASLGQVPGVVSVSNPLDEANPAVSRDQVAAYSTVTFDVQPSLVTDEQRESIIDKVEDARSFGMTVEAEGEALSNPADIGGASEILGVVVALIVLALTYGSLVAAGMNLLTAIVGVGIGAAGIVTLTGFVDLQSTTPILAVMLGLAVGIDYALFIVTRFRHELRRGLPVEESAAMAVGTAGSAVVTAGLTVVIALAGLSVVGIPFLTEMGLAAAATIVIAVLVAITLVPAILGFIGLRALPKKQRGVHGDVLPDGRGFIKGWADLVTRQRTISLVLAVAALAVIAIPFFSMQTTLNQRAAEGSTQAKAQAIIDSRFGPGVSSPLLVLVDGPDAVQYATTVQKQVASLPDVALATPAQPNQDQSAALITIIPASGPEDQKTVDLVHAIRDTVPDADGAEVYVTGNTAVSIDVSQKLNDALPVYLALVVGLAFVLLVLVFRSILVPVVGVLGFLLTIGAAFGATVAVFQWGWAADAVNAGSTGPILSLAPIIIVGILFGLAMDYQVFLVSRMHEAHAHGASPRDAIVTGFRQAAPVVVAAATIMFAVFAAFVPEGNDTIKPIAFALAVGIAFDAFIVRMIAVPAALALLGRSAWWLPSWLRWLPELDVEGAALERKPSASASSESSASRSASPSGASSAGSSVSASAGSSAGSPGTRVTPEPHADSADTASESTSV
- a CDS encoding TetR/AcrR family transcriptional regulator; translated protein: MPRPTKQQIDDEILDAAAGLFARHGFRETSVQRIADTVGYSKTGLLHRFPSKEALQKAVIGRCVEQIRDTAAGVSDLPVGPERDRAVITAVAELALAQPGAVALLLSSLVSEPESEMGQALTEIGAAITAAFGEEFLCDPVRALRKVGALGAIAVASVALRDVFGPDALSGLAEVGYDALGHSTH
- a CDS encoding helix-turn-helix domain-containing protein — encoded protein: MTEPAHLPLTEIARRVDALPGIRPRRIVPLLLPMWAVEVTATVRESQSYDVLDRYLSRAVAEGGLTRTAELAEFLGVEPPLVARAVRHLAGIGHLVGDGDELSLTALGRRSVADGRRYRLSPGRRMVLRFDGFRGEPVPYPTVIRSVWLPAPSLTLDGTVFRAVGGRPLPDDAVDRLLARRDAGDFTGPVEPVTATTTRTYPIHLPVYHVECDGDDVVFGKALDGPDPYLAGFIPFLGGNPET